Proteins encoded by one window of Archaeoglobus veneficus SNP6:
- a CDS encoding MFS transporter, which produces MDSSDTNENSGWRNVKLLSLVSFLNDLSSEIILPVLPFFLLSLNASPLGIGIVAGIMDGMSNIMKAVSGYFSDIRGRRKPLVFVGYGLSQISKLGLAFSPSVAHASLLTAFDRLGKGIRTSPRDALIAESYAKRGKAFGFHRAMDTFGAVIGSAIAALLYFRFSDYRSVILIAALIGFAALVPLGLVKETGKAVKKVKLGLRMRRFVLLSTIFGAASISYMFFLIAASSEGVMTALLLYLLYNVVYASVSYPAGTISDMVGKNRIASFGYLFLSFACLSMLTGSAIVAFILFGLFMAFSDAVQRSIAAELSKSMGFGLGAFHFVFGTSALFANIFYGFLLGYGFEYVFGLAALLAMLSSITYWKAVKMPSV; this is translated from the coding sequence CTCGTTAGCTTCTTAAACGACCTGAGCAGTGAAATCATACTTCCAGTCCTCCCATTCTTCCTCCTCAGCCTCAACGCGTCCCCTCTCGGGATAGGAATCGTTGCGGGTATTATGGACGGCATGTCCAATATAATGAAGGCCGTATCTGGCTACTTTTCCGATATAAGGGGGAGGAGAAAGCCACTCGTTTTTGTAGGATACGGTCTTTCTCAGATTTCAAAGCTTGGCCTCGCATTCTCCCCATCCGTAGCTCACGCATCTCTGCTTACAGCATTCGACAGGCTCGGGAAAGGAATCAGAACGTCGCCTCGTGATGCCCTTATTGCGGAGTCATACGCGAAAAGAGGAAAGGCCTTTGGATTCCATAGAGCAATGGACACTTTCGGTGCCGTTATCGGCTCTGCTATAGCTGCTCTGCTGTACTTCCGCTTTTCAGACTACAGGAGCGTAATACTCATCGCCGCGCTGATAGGCTTCGCAGCACTTGTGCCGCTTGGGCTTGTAAAGGAGACTGGAAAAGCCGTAAAAAAAGTAAAACTCGGCCTGAGAATGAGGAGGTTCGTTTTGCTCTCCACAATCTTCGGGGCGGCGAGTATAAGTTACATGTTCTTCCTCATCGCGGCATCAAGCGAGGGCGTTATGACTGCCCTGCTCCTATACCTGCTGTACAACGTAGTTTACGCGTCTGTTTCATATCCCGCAGGAACCATCTCCGACATGGTCGGTAAGAACAGGATCGCTTCTTTCGGCTACCTCTTCCTCTCCTTCGCCTGCCTCTCCATGCTTACTGGCTCTGCAATTGTTGCATTCATACTCTTTGGCCTCTTCATGGCCTTCAGTGATGCAGTTCAGCGCAGCATAGCTGCAGAACTTTCCAAATCCATGGGATTCGGACTTGGAGCGTTTCACTTTGTTTTTGGCACTTCTGCCCTGTTCGCAAACATATTTTATGGATTTCTGCTCGGTTACGGCTTCGAATACGTATTCGGGCTTGCAGCACTGCTGGCGATGCTCTCTTCCATCACCTACTGGAAGGCTGTAAAAATGCCATCCGTGTGA
- the asd gene encoding aspartate-semialdehyde dehydrogenase, with protein sequence MRFKVAVLGATGMVGQKFIQLLENHPWFEISALAASEKRVGKPYGEEVNWLVSANVPECVRDMEMVPMDPKHVDADIVFSALPSNVAREVEAAFAKEGFVVASNASAFRMEEDVPLVIPEVNPDHLQLVETQKKKRGWDGFIVTNPNCTTIMLVISLKPLMDLGLKTVRVASMQALSGAGYPGVPSMAITDNVIPFIKGEEEKVETEPLKLLGKFDGKKVNPAPIKVSASCHRVPVIDGHTEAVWVEFDRDVSVEEAIAAFESLKPLDLPTSPEKVIIVRSEPDRPQPRLDRDEGNGMSVVVGRVRKDSNGLKYIVMGHNTVRGAAGASILNAELMAKNGMI encoded by the coding sequence ATGAGGTTCAAGGTTGCCGTGCTCGGAGCAACAGGCATGGTCGGTCAGAAGTTCATCCAGCTTCTGGAGAATCATCCGTGGTTCGAGATTTCCGCTCTTGCTGCATCGGAAAAGAGGGTTGGCAAGCCGTACGGCGAGGAAGTCAACTGGCTCGTTTCCGCAAATGTGCCCGAATGTGTTAGGGACATGGAAATGGTACCCATGGATCCAAAGCATGTTGATGCGGACATCGTCTTCTCCGCCCTGCCATCTAACGTGGCAAGGGAAGTTGAGGCTGCGTTTGCAAAGGAGGGTTTCGTCGTTGCGAGTAACGCCTCAGCGTTCAGAATGGAGGAGGATGTGCCCCTCGTCATTCCGGAAGTCAACCCCGACCATTTGCAGCTTGTTGAAACTCAGAAGAAGAAGAGAGGATGGGACGGATTCATAGTCACAAACCCCAACTGCACGACGATTATGCTTGTGATTAGCCTGAAGCCGCTTATGGACCTCGGTTTGAAGACAGTAAGAGTTGCGTCCATGCAGGCTCTGAGCGGGGCAGGCTATCCGGGAGTTCCATCCATGGCAATAACGGATAACGTGATCCCATTCATAAAGGGTGAGGAAGAGAAGGTCGAGACCGAGCCGCTTAAGCTCCTCGGAAAGTTTGATGGCAAGAAGGTAAATCCAGCCCCAATAAAGGTTTCAGCTTCCTGCCACCGCGTCCCTGTGATAGACGGCCACACCGAGGCTGTCTGGGTTGAGTTTGACAGGGACGTGAGCGTTGAGGAGGCAATTGCAGCCTTCGAGTCCCTCAAGCCCCTTGACCTGCCAACGTCGCCTGAGAAAGTCATCATCGTGAGAAGCGAGCCGGACAGGCCCCAGCCGAGGCTGGACAGAGACGAAGGTAACGGTATGAGCGTCGTCGTTGGAAGGGTAAGAAAGGACAGCAACGGCCTCAAGTACATTGTAATGGGCCACAACACAGTTAGAGGAGCTGCTGGAGCGAGCATACTCAACGCAGAGCTTATGGCAAAGAACGGGATGATTTAG